In the Dama dama isolate Ldn47 chromosome 13, ASM3311817v1, whole genome shotgun sequence genome, one interval contains:
- the MAGEL2 gene encoding MAGE-like protein 2, whose translation MSQLSKNLGDPSPPEEAPKPAVYSRPTVLMRAPPASSRAPPVPWDPPPIDLQASLAAWQAPQPAWEAPQGQPPAPVAPMSQPPSLGGPMVQAPPLGGPMGKPPTPGVLMIHPPPPGAPLAQPPTPGVLMMHPSAPGAPMAHPPPPGTPMAHPPPPGTPMAHPPPPGTPMVHPPPPGTPMAHPPPPGTPMAHPPPPPATPMAHPPPPGTPMAQPPAPGVLIPQPLTPGVLMVQPPAPGAPIAQPPPPPPLMAQPPPLGAPMAKPPGPGVLMIHPAGSRPPITQPPATAAPIVQPPAPAPPAQPMASWAPQAQPLILQIQSQVIRAPPPVPQGPQAPPVQLATPPGWQATSPGWQAPTQGWSATPLGWSTTQVTWPGPTIAWQAPLPVRPGPPPIRPGPPPIRPGPPPIRQAPPPIRQAPPLIRQAPPPIRPAPQVLATPPPLWQALPPPPPLRQAPQTRLPTPQLRAAPPIRAAPQVPTAPPAPQMPTAPPAVPQAPPTVMPAPLPAPLSAPQAVHCPPIIWQAPKGQAPVPQEMPTSMEFQEVQQAQASLAWQAPKAQGQFWQSLPTQEAQRQGPPLVQLEQPFQGAPASQKALQIQLSTQQAQLSSSQGELPSMQLQPSWQGPPAALQGQPGAPLAGANFPMGSAKSLMTPSGESRASSIDRRTSSKDRRTSSKERKAPLKDRMIFGGTFYAPRAMPTAGAHLPTPWKNFPATSETFNATPRVFPSTSQFQPASSNAFKGPSAISEAPKSLPFTLQDPFACIEALPAIPWVPQPNVNSSKASKAGPSILMTTAATPQVMAITQEASKTSTEPPRRSGKATRKKKHLNTEEGDSSGKMLNMCHWQAPRRWESLDLNDWELQAPIQFLCDWEGPSTSRILSGWEGLSTSQILSGWEGPSTSWALSAWEGPSTSRALGLWESPVSPPSLIIPELPTLAQGFGATQYDPKLETQPLSPLDERANALVQFLLVKDQAKVPIKRSEMVKFIIREYKDECLEIISRASHKLECVFGYQLKEIDPRNHSYILINKGRKGDTGASYLDRPKLGLLMVVLSLIFMKGNCVREDLIFTFLCKLGLNIQETHGLFGNTKKLITEVFVREKYLEYRRIPFTEPEEHEFLWGPRAFLETSKMIVLKFLARLYKKDPRCWPYQYYEALAECESEDLDEDESDPDDKTDDPTSNPPPH comes from the coding sequence ATGTCGCAGCTAAGTAAGAATCTGGGAGACCCGAGTCCCCCGGAGGAGGCCCCTAAGCCCGCGGTCTATAGCCGCCCTACGGTTCTGATGCGGGCCCCGCCCGCCTCCTCGCGGGCCCCTCCAGTCCCGTGGGACCCACCTCCGATTGATTTGCAGGCTTCACTGGCCGCTTGGCAGGCACCGCAGCCTGCTTGGGAGGCTCCGCAGGGCCAGCCACCTGCCCCCGTGGCGCCCATGTCCCAGCCTCCATCCCTAGGGGGCCCGATGGTCCAGGCTCCCCCTCTGGGGGGCCCGATGGGCAAGCCTCCGACTCCCGGAGTCTTGATGATCCATCCTCCCCCTCCGGGAGCCCCGCTGGCCCAGCCTCCGACTCCGGGGGTCCTGATGATGCATCCTTCGGCTCCCGGAGCCCCCATGGCACATCCTCCTCCTCCGGGGACCCCGATGGCACATCCTCCTCCTCCCGGGACCCCGAtggcccatcctcctcctcctgggaccCCGATGGTGCACCCTCCTCCTCCGGGGACTCCGATGGCGCACCCTCCTCCTCCGGGGACCCCAATGGCACATCCTCCTCCTCCGCCGGCGACCCCAATGGCCCATCCTCCCCCTCCGGGGACCCCGATGGCACAGCCTCCAGCTCCGGGAGTCCTGATTCCCCAGCCTCTGACTCCAGGAGTCCTGATGGTTCAGCCTCCTGCTCCGGGAGCTCCGATAGCCCAGCCTCCGCCTCCGCCACCCCTGatggcccagcctcctcctctaGGAGCCCCGATGGCCAAGCCTCCAGGTCCTGGAGTCCTGATGATCCATCCTGCAGGCTCGAGACCTCCGATCACCCAGCCTCCAGCGACAGCAGCCCCGATAGTCCAGCCGCCGGCGCCGGCCCCACCTGCGCAGCCTATGGCTTCCTGGGCCCCACAGGCTCAGCCTCTGATCCTGCAGATCCAGTCACAGGTTATAAGGGCTCCTCCGCCGGTTCCCCAGGGCCCGCAGGCCCCGCCGGTGCAGCTGGCCACTCCCCCGGGCTGGCAGGCCACCTCGCCTGGATGGCAGGCCCCAACGCAAGGCTGGTCGGCCACACCCCTGGGCTGGTCGACCACACAGGTCACCTGGCCAGGCCCAACGATTGCTTGGCAGGCACCTCTACCTGTGCGCCCTGGGCCACCGCCCATCCGCCCGGGCCCACCGCCCATCCGCCCGGGCCCACCGCCCATTCGCCAGGCCCCACCCCCAATACGCCAGGCACCGCCACTGATCCGCCAGGCACCACCACCCATCCGCCCTGCCCCACAGGTCCTGGCCACCCCGCCGCCTCTCTGGCAGGCCCTGCCGCCCCCGCCACCGCTGCGGCAGGCCCCGCAAACTCGACTGCCTACCCCGCAGTTGAGGGCGGCCCCACCAATTCGGGCGGCCCCCCAGGTGCCAACAGCCCCCCCAGCACCGCAGATGCCGACTGCACCTCCTGCTGTCCCGCAGGCGCCCCCGACGGTGATGCCGGCCCCTCTACCGGCCCCACTGTCGGCTCCTCAGGCTGTGCACTGCCCGCCCATCATCTGGCAGGCACCGAAAGGCCAAGCTCCGGTGCCGCAGGAGATGCCAACATCCATGGAGTTCCAGGAAGTGCAGCAAGCCCAGGCCAGCCTGGCCTGGCAGGCTCCGAAGGCCCAGGGGCAATTCTGGCAGTCCCTGCCCACCCAGGAGGCCCAGAGGCAGGGCCCACCACTGGTTCAGCTGGAGCAGCCCTTTCAGGGGGCCCCCGCCTCCCAAAAGGCCCTGCAAATCCAGCTATCCACTCAGCAGGCCCAGCTCTCGAGCTCGCAGGGAGAGCTGCCATCCATGCAACTCCAGCCCTCCTGGCAGGGCCCCCCTGCAGCCCTGCAGGGCCAGCCTGGAGCCCCCTTAGCAGGGGCAAATTTTCCCATGGGCTCTGCTAAATCATTGATGACTCCATCAGGAGAATCTAGGGCTTCTTCTATAGACCGAAGGACCTCTTCAAAAGATCGTAGGACCTCTTCAAAGGAACGCAAGGCTCCTCTAAAGGACCGGATGATCTTCGGTGGCACTTTCTATGCTCCCAGGGCAATGCCAACTGCTGGAGCACACCTGCCGACTCCCTGGAAAAACTTTCCTGCCACATCTGAGACCTTTAACGCCACCCCAAGGGTCTTTCCATCTACCTCCCAGTTCCAGCCTGCCTCTTCTAATGCCTTCAAGGGCCCATCTGCCATCTCAGAGGCCCCAAAGTCACTGCCATTTACTCTGCAGGATCCGTTTGCCTGCATTGAGGCCCTGCCTGCAATCCCATGGGTTCCACAGCCCAATGTGAATTCCTCAAAGGCGTCCAAGGCAGGACCCAGTATCCTGATGACGACAGCAGCTACCCCCCAGGTGATGGCTATCACTCAAGAGGCCTCAAAGacctccactgagccaccacgtcGCTCAGGCAAGGCCACCCGGAAGAAGAAGCATCTGAATACAGAAGAGGGGGATAGCAGTGGCAAGATGCTGAACATGTGTCACTGGCAGGCCCCCAGGCGCTGGGAAAGTCTAGACTTGAATGACTGGGAGCTGCAAGCCCCCATCCAATTCCTGTGTGACTGGGAGGGCCCAAGCACCTCCCGAATCCTGAGTGGCTGGGAGGGCCTGAGTACCTCCCAGATCCTGAGTGGCTGGGAAGGGCCCAGCACTTCTTGGGCCCTGAGTGCCTGGGAAGGCCCAAGCACCTCAAGGGCCCTGGGTCTCTGGGAAAGCCCAGTTAGCCCTCCGTCCTTGATCATCCCTGAGCTCCCTACTCTTGCTCAGGGATTTGGTGCCACCCAATATGATCCCAAGCTGGAGACTCAGCCACTGTCTCCCTTGGATGAGCGAGCAAATGCACTGGTGCAGTTCCTCTTGGTTAAGGACCAAGCCAAGGTGCCCATTAAGCGCTCAGAGATGGTGAAATTCATCATCCGTGAATATAAAGATGAGTGCTTAGAAATCATCAGCCGTGCCAGCCACAAGCTGGAGTGTGTTTTTGGTTATCAGTTGAAGGAAATTGATCCCAGAAACCACTCTTATATTCTCATCAACAAGGGTCGAAAGGGTGACACAGGTGCATCCTATTTGGACAGGCCCAAGTTAGGCCTCCTGATGGTGGTTCTGAGCCTCATCTTTATGAAAGGCAATTGTGTCAGGGAGGACCTGATCTTTACTTTTCTGTGCAAATTAGGGCTGAATATCCAGGAGACACATGGTCTCTTCGGAAATACAAAGAAGCTCATCACCGAAGTGTTTGTAAGGGAGAAGTACCTGGAGTACAGGCGAATCCCCTTTACTGAGCCAGAAGAGCATGAGTTCCTCTGGGGCCCCCGAGCATTCCTTGAAACCAGCAAGATGATTGTCCTGAAGTTTTTGGCCAGGCTGTATAAGAAAGATCCACGGTGCTGGCCATACCAGTACTATGAAGCACTGGCAGAGTGTGAGTCTGAAGATCTGGATGAGGATGAGTCTGACCCTGATGATAAAACCGATGACCCCACCAGCAACCCCCCTCCCCATTAA